In one Sphingomonas hankookensis genomic region, the following are encoded:
- a CDS encoding threonine synthase, with protein MDDYLTADRPTFVTHLECSMTGEHYPADTLHNLSKVGRPLLVRYDLSAVGEALSRDTLSARDTDLWRWRELLPVRRAENIVSLGEIETPLIPVPKSGGERVLVKDEGRLPTGSFKARGLVMAVAMAKELGVRRIAMPTNGNAGAALAAYAARCGIETIVFCPEDTPEVNVREIAAQGSRVWRVNGLIDDCGAIVAKGAAEGRWFDFSTLKEPYRIEGKKTMGLELAAQLGWRLPDAIFYPTGGGTGLIGMWKAFDELEALGWIGSKRPRMYAVQASGCAPIVRAFEAGEEHAERWEDAHTVAAGIRVPRAVGDFLILRAVRESGGKALAVGDPAILKAVDDCARRDGLLLCPEGGATLAAYRQALRDGEVDADEEVVLFNCATGLKYPLPPASATLDRHQVIDFEAL; from the coding sequence ATGGACGACTATCTGACCGCCGATCGCCCGACCTTCGTCACCCATCTCGAATGTTCGATGACGGGCGAGCATTATCCCGCCGACACGCTGCATAATCTGTCGAAGGTCGGTCGGCCGCTGCTGGTCCGCTACGACCTGTCGGCGGTCGGCGAGGCACTGTCGCGCGACACGCTGTCGGCGCGCGATACCGATCTGTGGCGCTGGCGCGAACTGCTGCCGGTGCGCCGAGCCGAGAATATTGTCAGCCTAGGCGAGATCGAGACGCCGTTGATCCCCGTGCCGAAATCGGGCGGCGAGCGGGTGCTCGTGAAGGACGAAGGTCGCCTGCCGACCGGCAGTTTCAAGGCGCGCGGGCTGGTAATGGCGGTGGCGATGGCCAAGGAACTGGGCGTGCGCCGCATCGCCATGCCGACCAACGGCAATGCCGGTGCGGCGCTGGCCGCCTATGCCGCCCGCTGTGGAATCGAGACGATCGTCTTCTGTCCCGAGGATACACCCGAGGTGAATGTCCGCGAGATCGCGGCACAGGGCAGCCGGGTGTGGCGGGTCAACGGCCTGATCGACGATTGCGGCGCGATCGTCGCCAAGGGCGCGGCGGAAGGACGCTGGTTCGATTTCTCGACGCTGAAGGAGCCGTACCGGATCGAGGGCAAGAAGACGATGGGCCTCGAACTGGCGGCGCAGCTCGGCTGGCGGCTGCCCGATGCGATCTTCTACCCGACCGGCGGCGGTACCGGGCTGATCGGCATGTGGAAGGCGTTCGACGAACTGGAGGCGCTCGGCTGGATCGGGTCGAAGCGGCCGCGCATGTATGCGGTGCAGGCATCGGGCTGCGCGCCGATCGTCCGCGCGTTCGAGGCAGGGGAGGAGCATGCCGAACGCTGGGAGGACGCGCATACCGTCGCCGCCGGCATCCGCGTGCCGCGTGCGGTCGGCGACTTCCTGATCCTGCGCGCGGTGCGCGAAAGCGGCGGCAAGGCGCTGGCGGTCGGCGACCCGGCGATCCTGAAGGCGGTGGACGACTGTGCGCGCCGCGACGGCCTGCTGCTGTGTCCCGAAGGCGGGGCGACGCTGGCCGCCTACCGCCAAGCACTGCGGGATGGGGAGGTTGATGCGGACGAGGAGGTGGTGCTGTTCAACTGTGCCACTGGCCTCAAATATCCGCTGCCGCCCGCGAGCGCGACGCTCGATCGACACCAAGTGATTGATTTCGAAGCGCTTTAG
- a CDS encoding TetR/AcrR family transcriptional regulator, whose product MTDTEEPALGKREARKQDRRDAIVAAARRSFLEEGYAATSMSGLLKTLGGSKATLWSYFRSKEELFAAVIADVTAAFRQQVTSELLTPGEMEATLVNFCRVFMNKTAHPDAVAAWRLVVGESGRFPEIGRIFYQEAAGHIERALSGYIAQQIDAGRLRNEGAVDMARTLTGMAAVHHNRRLWGIETADSDMIDAHARRFVGYFLRLFAVP is encoded by the coding sequence ATGACCGACACCGAAGAACCCGCGCTCGGCAAGCGCGAAGCCCGCAAACAGGATCGCCGCGACGCGATCGTCGCCGCTGCGCGTCGCTCGTTCCTCGAAGAGGGCTATGCCGCGACGTCGATGTCGGGCCTGCTCAAGACGCTGGGCGGGTCGAAGGCGACCTTGTGGAGCTATTTCCGCTCGAAGGAGGAACTGTTCGCCGCCGTCATCGCCGACGTCACCGCCGCCTTCCGCCAACAGGTCACCAGCGAATTGCTGACGCCGGGCGAGATGGAGGCGACGCTCGTCAATTTCTGCCGCGTATTCATGAACAAGACCGCGCATCCCGATGCGGTGGCGGCATGGCGGCTCGTCGTCGGCGAAAGCGGCCGCTTTCCCGAAATCGGCCGGATCTTTTACCAGGAGGCGGCGGGCCATATCGAACGCGCCCTGTCCGGCTATATCGCGCAGCAGATCGACGCCGGGCGGCTGCGCAATGAGGGCGCGGTCGACATGGCGCGGACGCTGACCGGGATGGCCGCGGTCCATCATAATCGCCGGCTATGGGGCATCGAAACCGCCGACAGCGACATGATCGACGCGCATGCACGGCGGTTCGTCGGCTATTTCCTGCGGCTGTTCGCGGTGCCCTGA
- a CDS encoding MerR family transcriptional regulator, translating into MTQTIAQLAKAGGVGVDTVRYYQRRGLLAVPERPHGNGFRHYGEDDLHRLRFIRQAQAAGFTLEEIGELLALDATDDRARARDLARRRIAELDAQIERMQAARQALAKLADQCGAGSDGPCPIITAFER; encoded by the coding sequence ATGACACAAACCATTGCGCAGCTGGCAAAGGCAGGCGGCGTCGGCGTGGATACGGTGCGCTACTATCAGCGACGCGGGCTACTGGCCGTGCCCGAACGCCCGCACGGCAACGGCTTTCGCCACTACGGTGAGGACGATCTGCACCGGCTGCGGTTCATCCGGCAGGCGCAGGCGGCCGGGTTCACGCTCGAGGAGATCGGCGAGTTGCTGGCGCTCGACGCCACCGACGACCGTGCCCGCGCCCGCGACCTCGCCCGGCGGCGCATCGCCGAACTCGATGCGCAGATCGAGCGAATGCAGGCGGCACGGCAGGCGCTTGCGAAGCTGGCCGATCAATGCGGCGCCGGTAGCGACGGCCCCTGCCCGATCATCACCGCATTCGAACGCTGA
- a CDS encoding efflux transporter outer membrane subunit translates to MIRPSLRQARRAAPLAVLFLSACASVPRLAEAPVPRTPDSFAAGRSFATSGASAWPAQNWWQGYGDAQLDALIAEGLAGSPDLAAATARIAQADGYARQAGAARLPTLGASGNVGLTKQSYNNGIPADFVPKGWNDTGRVQGELGFDLDLWGRNRAAYAAARSDAEAARLDLAQAQLTLSTNIADAYADLARLFAERAVAQAALQVRQQTAQLTADRVTNGLDTRAEEKQADAAVPAARADVAATDEAIALTRNRIAALLGKGPDRGLAITAPAATIPARGLPAGVTTDLIARRPDIVAARTRVEAEANRIKVARADFYPSFSLSAVFGLQSLGLSNLINGGSTAGSVGPAFNLPIFRGGELDGRYRVTRGAFDAAVADYDRTVTAAYRAVADAVVSQRALATRLTESQRSLADAQAGYDVARLRYEGGLSRFTDVLVAQDRVLQARRIVADLQSRAFTLDIALVRALGGGFSAPATAEQNKDVTHG, encoded by the coding sequence ATGATACGCCCGAGTCTTCGGCAAGCCCGCCGCGCGGCGCCGCTTGCGGTGTTGTTCCTGTCCGCCTGTGCCAGCGTGCCGCGTCTGGCCGAGGCGCCGGTGCCGCGCACGCCCGACAGTTTCGCCGCCGGCCGCAGCTTTGCCACGTCGGGCGCGAGCGCGTGGCCGGCGCAGAACTGGTGGCAGGGTTATGGCGATGCCCAGCTTGATGCGCTGATCGCGGAAGGCTTGGCCGGGTCGCCCGACCTTGCCGCCGCCACCGCGCGCATCGCGCAGGCCGATGGCTATGCGCGGCAGGCCGGGGCGGCGCGGCTGCCGACGCTCGGCGCATCGGGCAATGTCGGCCTGACCAAGCAGAGCTACAATAACGGCATCCCCGCCGATTTCGTGCCCAAGGGGTGGAACGACACCGGCCGGGTGCAGGGCGAGCTCGGCTTCGACCTCGACCTGTGGGGACGCAACCGCGCGGCCTATGCGGCGGCACGGTCGGATGCGGAGGCGGCGCGGCTGGATCTGGCGCAGGCGCAGCTGACGCTGTCGACCAATATCGCCGATGCCTATGCCGATCTGGCACGGTTGTTCGCCGAACGCGCGGTGGCGCAGGCGGCGCTTCAGGTGCGACAACAGACCGCGCAATTGACCGCCGACCGGGTGACGAACGGCCTCGACACCCGGGCCGAGGAGAAACAGGCGGATGCGGCGGTGCCGGCGGCGCGGGCCGATGTGGCGGCGACCGACGAAGCGATCGCGCTGACCCGCAACCGCATCGCCGCGCTGCTGGGCAAGGGGCCGGACCGGGGGCTGGCGATCACCGCGCCCGCCGCGACCATTCCCGCCCGCGGCCTGCCCGCCGGGGTCACCACCGACCTGATCGCCCGCCGCCCCGATATCGTCGCGGCGCGTACCCGGGTCGAGGCGGAGGCGAACCGGATCAAGGTCGCGCGCGCCGATTTCTATCCGTCGTTCAGCCTGTCGGCGGTGTTCGGCTTGCAGTCCCTGGGGTTGAGCAACCTCATCAACGGCGGATCGACCGCAGGCAGCGTGGGTCCGGCGTTCAACCTGCCGATCTTTCGCGGGGGCGAGCTGGACGGTCGCTACCGCGTGACGCGCGGGGCGTTCGACGCGGCGGTCGCCGATTACGACCGGACCGTCACCGCCGCCTATCGCGCGGTCGCCGATGCGGTGGTCAGCCAGCGCGCGCTGGCGACGCGCCTGACCGAATCGCAACGCTCGCTGGCCGATGCGCAGGCCGGGTACGACGTCGCGCGGCTGCGCTACGAAGGCGGGCTGTCGCGCTTCACCGACGTGCTGGTCGCGCAGGACCGGGTGTTGCAGGCGCGGCGGATCGTCGCCGACCTGCAATCGCGTGCCTTTACCCTCGACATTGCGCTCGTCCGGGCGCTGGGCGGCGGCTTTTCCGCCCCGGCGACCGCCGAGCAGAACAAGGATGTGACCCATGGCTGA
- a CDS encoding glutaredoxin family protein: protein MVLPGHTCPYGLKALDLLRRKGFAVEDRPLTTREATDAFKAAHGVKTTPQVFISGTRIGGYDDLRRHLGLRVAEPGATSYRPVAALFAMTALLAMAASHAAFGSPFTLHALQWFGGFSMAILALLKLQDIEKFSTMFLNYDLLARRWVRYGYVYPFAEGLAGVLMVAGVLTGLSAAVALFIGTIGAVSVFKAVYIDRRELKCACVGGSSNVPLGFVSLTENLGMIAMGLWMLTGM from the coding sequence ATGGTCCTGCCCGGCCACACCTGTCCCTATGGCCTGAAGGCGCTCGACCTGCTCCGCCGCAAGGGGTTCGCGGTCGAGGACCGCCCGCTGACAACGCGCGAGGCGACGGACGCGTTCAAGGCGGCGCATGGCGTGAAGACGACCCCGCAGGTCTTCATCAGTGGCACGCGCATCGGCGGCTACGACGATCTGCGCCGTCATCTTGGCCTGCGCGTCGCCGAACCCGGCGCGACCAGCTACCGCCCGGTCGCCGCCCTGTTCGCGATGACCGCGCTGCTGGCGATGGCGGCCAGTCATGCAGCCTTCGGATCGCCCTTCACGCTGCACGCGCTCCAATGGTTCGGCGGGTTCAGCATGGCGATACTGGCGCTGCTGAAGCTGCAGGACATCGAGAAATTCTCGACCATGTTCCTCAACTACGACCTGCTGGCGCGGCGCTGGGTGCGCTATGGCTATGTCTATCCCTTTGCCGAGGGACTGGCGGGCGTGCTGATGGTGGCCGGCGTGCTGACCGGGCTGTCCGCCGCGGTCGCGCTGTTCATCGGGACGATCGGGGCGGTGTCGGTGTTCAAGGCGGTCTATATCGACCGGCGCGAACTGAAATGCGCCTGTGTCGGCGGGTCGTCGAACGTGCCGTTGGGCTTCGTGTCGCTGACCGAGAATCTGGGCATGATCGCGATGGGGCTGTGGATGCTGACCGGGATGTGA
- a CDS encoding HlyD family secretion protein, whose amino-acid sequence MADADPAPETTAPTKRKKWLTGIAAVVLLGAAGYGGWYALVGSHYVETDNAYVGAETAQITPMVAGQVIAIGPSETQAVKRGDVLVRLDDSDARIALASAEADLAKARRQFGQTSATSGALSAQVQAKGAEIVSARARLASAQAAFDKAQVDYNRRQRLAPNGAVSGDELTQATNALAAARAALEQARAAVAEAASQRSAAAGNLAANQALIQGATSRSAPDVLAAEARVRQAQLDLDRTVIRAPIDGVVANRTIQIGQRVAAGTTMMRIVPVNSAYVDANFKEGQLARVKPGQPVKLTSDLYGDDVEYHGRVVGFSGGTGSAFALIPAQNATGNWIKVVQRLPVRVALDRNELQAHPLRVGLSMTAEVDVSGR is encoded by the coding sequence ATGGCTGATGCCGATCCCGCGCCCGAGACCACCGCGCCGACGAAGCGCAAGAAGTGGCTGACCGGCATCGCCGCGGTCGTCCTGCTGGGCGCCGCGGGCTATGGCGGCTGGTATGCGCTGGTCGGCAGCCATTATGTCGAGACCGACAATGCCTATGTCGGCGCGGAAACGGCGCAGATCACGCCGATGGTCGCCGGGCAGGTGATCGCCATCGGACCATCGGAAACGCAAGCGGTGAAGCGCGGCGACGTGCTGGTCCGGCTGGACGACAGCGACGCGCGCATTGCGCTGGCGAGTGCCGAGGCGGATCTGGCCAAGGCGCGGCGCCAGTTCGGGCAGACCTCCGCCACCAGCGGCGCCCTGTCGGCGCAGGTGCAGGCGAAGGGCGCGGAGATCGTCAGCGCCCGCGCGCGGCTGGCATCGGCGCAGGCGGCGTTCGACAAGGCGCAGGTGGACTATAACCGGCGGCAGCGGCTGGCGCCCAACGGTGCGGTATCGGGCGACGAACTGACCCAGGCGACCAATGCGCTGGCGGCGGCCCGCGCGGCACTGGAACAGGCGCGGGCGGCGGTGGCGGAGGCTGCGTCGCAGCGCAGCGCGGCGGCGGGCAATCTGGCGGCCAATCAGGCGCTGATCCAGGGCGCCACGTCCCGCAGCGCGCCCGACGTGCTGGCGGCGGAGGCGCGGGTGCGGCAGGCGCAGCTCGACCTCGACCGCACCGTCATCCGCGCGCCGATCGACGGCGTCGTCGCCAACCGGACGATCCAGATCGGGCAGCGCGTCGCGGCCGGCACGACGATGATGCGGATCGTTCCGGTGAACAGCGCCTATGTCGATGCGAACTTCAAGGAAGGCCAACTGGCCAGGGTGAAGCCGGGTCAGCCGGTCAAGCTCACCTCCGACCTGTATGGCGACGATGTCGAATATCACGGCCGGGTCGTCGGCTTTTCCGGCGGGACGGGATCGGCGTTCGCACTGATCCCGGCGCAGAATGCGACCGGCAACTGGATCAAGGTCGTGCAGCGCCTGCCCGTGCGCGTCGCGCTGGACCGCAACGAGTTGCAGGCGCACCCGCTGCGCGTCGGACTGTCGATGACCGCCGAGGTGGATGTTTCGGGGCGGTAG